In Haemophilus parainfluenzae, one genomic interval encodes:
- the sodA gene encoding superoxide dismutase [Mn], protein MSYTLPELGYAYDALEPHFDAQTMEIHHSKHHQAYVNNANAVLETLPAEFSEMCAGQLISQLDKIPAEKRTALRNNAGGHANHSLFWKSLKKGTTLQGDLKAAIERDFGSVENFKAEFEKAAATRFGSGWAWLVINQGKLSVVSTANQDSPLMGKEIAGCEGFPLLGLDVWEHAYYLKFQNRRPDYIKEFWNVVNWDFVAERLAKKLANCGCSAK, encoded by the coding sequence ATGTCTTATACTCTACCTGAATTAGGCTACGCTTATGATGCGTTAGAACCACATTTTGATGCACAAACAATGGAAATTCACCACTCTAAACACCACCAAGCATATGTAAATAATGCAAATGCAGTGTTAGAAACTTTACCTGCTGAATTTTCTGAAATGTGTGCAGGTCAATTAATCAGCCAATTAGATAAAATCCCAGCTGAAAAACGTACCGCGTTACGTAACAACGCAGGCGGTCACGCAAACCACAGCTTATTCTGGAAATCATTGAAAAAAGGCACCACTTTACAAGGTGATTTAAAAGCAGCTATCGAACGTGATTTCGGTTCTGTAGAAAACTTCAAAGCTGAATTTGAAAAAGCAGCAGCGACTCGTTTTGGTTCAGGTTGGGCATGGTTAGTGATTAACCAAGGTAAATTATCTGTTGTTTCTACCGCAAACCAAGATTCTCCATTAATGGGTAAAGAAATCGCAGGTTGTGAAGGTTTCCCACTATTAGGTTTAGATGTTTGGGAACACGCTTACTACTTGAAATTCCAAAACCGTCGTCCAGACTATATCAAAGAATTCTGGAACGTAGTGAACTGGGATTTCGTGGCAGAGCGTTTAGCTAAAAAATTAGCAAACTGCGGATGTTCAGCTAAATAA